The sequence GAGCTTCTTATCTTTTTTCACTGTATAAATAGTTGGATGAAGTACTATATCTAACATTTCACTTTTCCCTTCTGCCATCGTGTGTAATACTTTCAGGATGTCAGGAGAGGGCTAAATTCTGTTCGTAAGATTTGCAGAGAGTATAAAATTCCTGGGGTATTTGGCCCAATTATTGAGTTGCTTGATTGCGATGAAAAGTTTTTTACTGCTGTTGAAGTAACTGCTGGGAACAGGTGCTCAAAGTTTCATAAGCGTTCTATCCCCATTCTCTTAGCTGTTGCCATATTACTGAATAGTGTTATGATCTGTTAGCTATTGCCTTCCTTGTTGCCTTCCAGTTGTTCTCTTATTGATTTCTGTTCTTTCTGAACAGCTTGTTTCACGTTGTGGTTGAAAATGATGAAATATCAACACAGATAATCAGGCACCTTAATTCATTGAAGGGTGGACGAGTTACGTTTATCCCCCTAAATAGGGTGAAGGCTCCACGGGTAATTTATCCACAGAATTCAGATGTGGTTCCTCTGTTAAAGAAGTTAAAGTTTGCTCCAAACTATAACCCAGCATTTGCCCAGGTTAGCTTCGACCTGAATTATCTTGTAAAATCATTGGTTAGTGTTCGGTCCATGTCTGGTTGGTGATATCATTTTGGTAGTTGAGATGTGCGTTTGTTAGAAGTTATGTGGTTAAATCCTTGGTTGTAGAACCACAAATTTTGCAATTTCTGCTTCAAGGGTGGATCTTTGTTGTTTATTGTGTTGTTCCTCTTTTGTTTAgtatatttttaatcaaataaaacaGCTGTGCTACTCAACAAAAGGGGGCCAAAAGGAACCTATTATACATTTTTAAATGTAGTGTATCTATGAACTCTAAGTAACTACCTCTGCTAACTATATTTCTGACACTGAACCGTTAAAAGAGACGACTAAAAGCGTGTAATTATTTAACCGCATAACAGTACTGGTGCATTTGGGTGGAGAAAATAAACTTGGGATTTAGACATATGAAATGACTTATATTTATTGACTTGTTTGGGTTCATGTACAAGGAAAGTCAGATATTCAATGTGAAACCTAGATATTTAACCACAAAACAATTAGTGGTAATTGCTCTTGTTTTTATGCTTTCTACATTGAACCTAGATTTTTGGAATGTGGTCTCACTTTTGGTGAATCAGTATCATGCTTTACATAGATAAAAGGTTTAAAGTTGGATTTGAATACCTTCTGAAGTGGGTTCACCTTAAGATTATGCTAGGCGTGATGGCTTACTATATGTCTGTTTCAATGTTACAATTAGTGGTAATACTTCTAACAATGTTAAGAATGACCTTTCATCATAATATGTTCTTATCTCTCTTAGGTATTTGCAAGAACAGTTGTTTGTCGAGACCTGGATGTGGCTACAAAGGTTGCTCGTACTGATGGTCTAGACTGCATTACTTTGGAAGGTTTAAGATAGAGCTACAGATTCTCTCAGCATTATCTGTTGCACAATATTGTAATTATTAGTTCTAAATCTTGACAAATCACCACTTATTCTCTAACAGGTGATCAGGTCAGCAAGAAGGGTGGTATGACAGGAGGGTTTTATGACCATAGACGTTCAAAATTGAAGTTTATGTGTACAATCATACAGAACACAAAATCTATCAACATGAAGGAAGAAGAACTGGAGAAAATTAGATTTATGCTTCAAGATATCcttttgaaaaatgatttAATATTATGCAAAGCAGTAAATTTTTCCATTCTAGCCTTCTAATTTACGTCTCATTTCTTTCTTAGTAATCTAATCTTTATGTTTCTTACAAAAAGAAGTCCTTGTTTTTACTAAATTTACCTCACAGATAGACCAGAAAATTACAGATCTCGTAACTGAACAGCAGAAAATTGATGCTAAGCGGGCCCACGACAAATCAGAACTAGAACAGCTTAAGCAGGACATTGCCAATGCTGATAAgcagaaaattttgatttctaaAGCTCTTGGGAATAAggtaattttgatatttgagATGACATCACCTGCGGTGCCTTGGGGAGCTTATATTCTTCTCTCTTGATTGTAGGAAAAATCACTTGCTGATGTGCGGAGTCAAATTGATCAGCTTAGAGCCAGTATGGCCATGAAGAGGGCTGAAATGGGCACAGATCTCATTGATCATTTAACTCCAGTGGAGAAGGATCTTCTCTCAAGATTAAACCCTGAAATAGCAGATCTTAAAGAGAAGCTTATTTTATGCAAGACAGATCGTATTGAGGTTAGTGAAatatagttaattgatttttataGTATTCCACTGTATCTGTGTTCTGATCTGAATATTTTATTCTACTCTCTTCATTTGCATCTCATAGACTGAGTCAAGAAAGGCAGAGCTCGAGACTAATTTAACCACAAACCTTAAGAGGCGTAAGCAAGAACTAGAGGCCATAATCTCTACCATGGAGACTGACAATTTGCATGGTGAAGCTGAAATTAAGAGTCAGGAACTGAATGATGCTAGATTGTTGGTTGAAGATTTAACAGAGCAGCTCAGAAGTGAGGGCGTTGATCTGCTGTATTGAATTTCCAGTTTTGAAGTTTTAAGTTTTGCTcctgtttttttaatacagTTTTGTTCATCAGGAGTTTCCGAAAGCATAGATGGCCAGTCAAAGCAACTCAGGAGAATCAAAGATGAAAAGACTAAGTTAAAGGTAAAAGTGATTATATTGTTAGATTCTAAATGCATGTTGCTGCTGCTAAGACGATCACTTGTGAATGCAGAATTTGGAAGACAACTATGAGAGGACTCTTCAGGATGAAGCCAAAGAGCTAGAGCAACTTTTGAGTAAAAGAAATATGTTTCTTGCTAAACAAGAAGAATACTCAAAGAAAATCAGGGAATTGGGCCCATTGTCTTCAGATGCTTTTGAAACGTATTGCTTCTGTCCgtactttgaattattttacctaataattaatattaatattttatgcaCACACTATCTGGAATTTGTTCAGGTCTCCAAATTCTCATAAATCTGTTTGGGTATTTTGTggttttgttatttgttgATACCATTTGCACCCCTTAGATTTTTTTACCACTTCTGCCAAGATTTGaacctaaaaaaatttccacccCACCTGTTACTTGAGCCAGAGCCGTTATGTTTGGATCCTTTGGGCTATTAATCTGTAACTCATCCTCTATTATGAAAGTTCATCATTGATGCATGCTGTTGGCTaggttctttttgtttttgtttttttttccttcttacGTCAAGATGTAACAGTCGGGTAGGTTGGTATTTATTTGTTCTCTTCTACTGCAAATGGTAGGTATAAGCGAAGGAGTATCAAAGAATTGCATAAAATGCTGCACAGATGCAATGAGCAGCTGCAACAATTTAGTCATGTCAACAAGAAAGCACTTGATCAATATGTAAATTTTACAGAACAACGAGAAGAACTCCAGAAAAGGCAAGCCGAGCTGGATGCGGGTGATGAGGTATCAAGCTCTGAGATCTGTTGTATTGAGTTGGTGTTTTCATTAGATGGTTGGCTAAGATTTGGTTATTTTACATGACTTCTTCGAATTTTGCAGAAAATTGGAGAacttatacaggttttggatCAAAGGAAGGATGAATCAATAGAACGTACTTTTAAAGGTGTTGCTAGGCACTTTCGAGAAGTTTTCTCAGAACTTGTGCAAGGTGGCCATGGTTACCTTGTtatgatgaagaaaaaggTTTATTGTTGGACTGGATTCTTTATGGTTAATCATAAGATGTGTGGACTTAGCTTGATGCTTTGTGTTTATTGGTTCAGTATCTGCTGAAggaatatattattaatatagCTGTTAGATGAGTGGCCTGAGATGTTTGGACACTCAGACCCATCTAAGTGTTCttttagaaaattatttttggtttcCGTTAACAAGAACATAATAAACGTTTCCCATTCTATTAATTTTCATCAAAAGAGGAGAGGCATAACTAGATTGAGTATCTAGGTATCGTTTTCTTGAAagttctttattttaaaagcgTAGATAAGATTCATATGATTTTACTTGAATATGTGTATTGTATCCACAGGATGGTCACCAAGGTGATGATGATCAGGATGAGGATGGACCACGTGAAGCGGATTTAGAGGGAAGAGTCGAGAAATATATTGGTGTAAAAGTGAAGGCACGTATTTTCTGCAGTTTCCTTTGCTAAAAACTAATGCCTCCACTATTGTTTGTCCCAGCTATTCAGATTTGAGGGTTTAGATGTGCCCTCGGTATAAAGTGGGGGTAAAAGATCTCCCCGAGGtatccaaaaaacaaaaattagaagaaaaaaaaaagaaaagaaaagaatgggCAAGTAGAAtttgtaatttaataatttatgagTGGGATTTGAGGGTCTACATGTGCCTTTGGGGATAAGTGGGGTAAAATATCTCCCCGagttattaaataaaataaaaaaatggcaAGCAAAACTTGTAGCTGAATTATTGATAATTTACTTAGAAAAATGATGTGCTCCTTGTGTGAGACTGCAAGTTAAACCCAGCCTTACAATACTgtcaaattttacaaaatagATGTTATGATCTTTTCAGTTGAAGGTTGTAAATGCCTTTTGAATTGCCTTTTTTTGGGTCCTTGTGGCAGGTTTCTTTTACCGGACAAGGGGAAACTCAGTCGATGAAGCAGTTGTCCGGGGGTCAGAAAACTGTTGTTGCGCTAACGCTTATCTTTGCCATCCAGCGATGTGATCCTGCTCCCTTTTATCTTTTCGATGAAATAGATGCAGCACTGGATCCTCAATACCGAACAGCTGTTGGAAGTATCCTTTATGTCGGTTTCTTGTtctttgttgtgttttgttgCTTTCTCGCaatattaaattgtttttcaCTGTCATTCAAGTATAATATATGCCACAGAAGCATTCATATGCCTGCCAAGAAGTGTCTCCATGTTGGTCCAATGTGTGTCTCCATTTGTAGTTGTAATTGTCAACCTCCTTTGCAACGATTAATCTGCATAAATGGTTATTGCTTTATGGGTAGCAAGTTTGTCTATTTCCTTGCATGTGTCTTCATAATTATGATTTATTCATGAGGGTtgtatgaaaagaaaatatatgactTCTATGTAATTTTGATTGGATATTTGGTGTATGAGTTCTAGATGACAGGATTAATTTGAAATACAGTTTCTGTTAACTGTCGGTGCCTTGTGACCGTCTTCTGTGGGTGTTTGTTCATTTGCATATGACGATATTTGGCTTTTTCCATATTCAGAATGCTAATTTTTTTCGATGTAGGTAATGGGTGCCTTCTTTACatatcttttttatattttgctGTTGGAAATTTTACCGCCATAGGAGTTCCTTAATTACCTGTTGATAGATATGATCCGGCGCCTGGCAGACATGGCAAATACTCAATTTATAACCACAACATTCCGGCCAGAGCTTGTGAAAGTTTCTGACAAAATATATGGTGTTGAACATAAAAACAGGGTGAGCCGTGTCAACGTTGTCTTGAAGGAAGATGCATTGGACTTCATCGAGCATGACCAGTCTCACAATGCAGAGTAAAGGTTAGGACAAGTTTTGCATGTACATTTCATTGGTATTTCAAGAAGTTGATTAGGTTATTCTGGGTACATGCTACAATTCCTGagttttaaaaacaaaaaacatagaCAAGAAAATAAGCCCTTGAGTTCTTTTGTAATTGTTTGCACTTAGTAAAGTAGGCTTGCAGCTGGTCTGTCATTTTATTCTTATATGACCTGTTTCAGgatctgaattttttattttttttggggtccgTCCAGCAAGGCTCGATAAAGAATGATGGATCAATTTgcattttgttaaatttataCACTGATAGCGGAGTCAGATCTTGTACAAAGTAGGTTTCGCTGCTGTAGATGCTGAACCACTAGCGTTATCCATTTGCCGTTTGTTGTATAAGATTGCATTACTCTTTAAGTATGAACCATGGGCGCATAATACTTGTAAACCATGGATGCCACTTTGAACCTGAGAAATTGGATTCTGTTGTTGGTACATATTATATAATCTAAAGGAAATTCAGGTTTACATGATGTTTCTGATTTCGTTTGCATTCTCTTTGGAAATCTTTACAAGATGTTTCAACAACCCTAGTTGGTAAAATGTGTTTGGAcactatttatttttgtccctGATTCTAGCACAACCAACTCGTATGAAACGTTGAATTACAGATGTACGTTGCTGCACAAAATAAATCATGCAAATTCATTTGAGCACGTTTGTgcaagcatatatatatatatataaagtgaATGACgattaataaaaattgttcTCTGATTAATTTTGACCTAGTTGGTAAATGATcaagtaaaacaaaaagtttgaatctctgataaaaaaaaaagtagtagTCCTGATTATTCAGGAATTTAATCGAATCATATATTGTAATGTCATATTTCCTATTCTCCAAGATTTGACAACGAGGTGAAGAAATAGATTCATCATTCTACTCCAATCGATTCCTAAAGGAGGGAAAAGAGGGTTAGAGTTAGCAGAGGGGGAAAATGAAGGGTGTGTGTAATCTTTGCAGCTTATGAGT comes from Prunus dulcis chromosome 6, ALMONDv2, whole genome shotgun sequence and encodes:
- the LOC117630691 gene encoding structural maintenance of chromosomes protein 3 isoform X1; this translates as MYIKQVIIEGFKSYREQVATEAFSPKVNCVVGANGSGKTNFFHAIRFVLSDLFQNLRSEDRHALLHEGAGHQVLSAFVEIVFDNADNRIPVDKEEVRLRRTIGLKKDEYFLDGKHITKTEVMNLLESAGFSRSNPYYVVQQGKIASLTLMKDSERLDLLKEIGGTRVYEERRRESLKIMQETGNKRRQIIQVVQYLDERLKELDEEKEELRKYQQLDKQRKSLEYTIYDKELQDARQKLAEVEDARNKVSETSTKMYNSVLDAHEKSKDLDKIMKDLTKELQALSKEKEAIEKQRTEAIKKHTELELDVKDLQEKISGNFGAKGDAVRQLQTLQKEIQDSMDELEKMNPLYEDQVMKEKEITKGIMEREKQLSILYQKQGRATQFSSKAARDKWLQKEIDDLERVLSSNLAQEQKLQDEIKRLNTELSERDAYIESRRREIATIESLISQSHAGFNHHKSQRDKLQDERKSLWRNETELSAEIEKLRTEVEKAEKSLDHATPGDVRRGLNSVRKICREYKIPGVFGPIIELLDCDEKFFTAVEVTAGNSLFHVVVENDEISTQIIRHLNSLKGGRVTFIPLNRVKAPRVIYPQNSDVVPLLKKLKFAPNYNPAFAQVFARTVVCRDLDVATKVARTDGLDCITLEGDQVSKKGGMTGGFYDHRRSKLKFMCTIIQNTKSINMKEEELEKIRFMLQEIDQKITDLVTEQQKIDAKRAHDKSELEQLKQDIANADKQKILISKALGNKEKSLADVRSQIDQLRASMAMKRAEMGTDLIDHLTPVEKDLLSRLNPEIADLKEKLILCKTDRIETESRKAELETNLTTNLKRRKQELEAIISTMETDNLHGEAEIKSQELNDARLLVEDLTEQLRRVSESIDGQSKQLRRIKDEKTKLKNLEDNYERTLQDEAKELEQLLSKRNMFLAKQEEYSKKIRELGPLSSDAFETYKRRSIKELHKMLHRCNEQLQQFSHVNKKALDQYVNFTEQREELQKRQAELDAGDEKIGELIQVLDQRKDESIERTFKGVARHFREVFSELVQGGHGYLVMMKKKDGHQGDDDQDEDGPREADLEGRVEKYIGVKVKVSFTGQGETQSMKQLSGGQKTVVALTLIFAIQRCDPAPFYLFDEIDAALDPQYRTAVGNMIRRLADMANTQFITTTFRPELVKVSDKIYGVEHKNRVSRVNVVLKEDALDFIEHDQSHNAE